CACAGCGAGACCATGGGCTCACAAGCAAGCTTTGTAGAATTTATTCTCGACCAGTTAAGCAGTTGTGAAGACGTGGTCGCGAAAAAAATGTTTGGTGAATACGCACTGTATATGTCGGGCAAGATGTTTGCGCTGATATGCGATGATCAACTCTTCATCAAGCCGACAACGGCGGGGCAGCAACGCCTAACACAATTGCAAACGGCAGTCACCGAAGCACAGCCCTACCCTCAGGCCAAGCCCTGGTATCTCATCGACAGTGATTTGCTGGAAGACCGGGATGGCCTGACCACCCTGGCGCGTGCCACTGCGAATGCTTTGCCAGTACCAGTCAAAAAGACCAGCAAAACCACTAAAAAGAACCAGGCCTGAGACTGAACTGAAACCCAGGCATGGCTCTTTTTTATCTTCAAATTCCGTGAGCGCTGATGGAATTTATTCATCAACGCCACCGGTAACAATCAATTAAAAATTGTATTGCAAACCAGCCGACAGATTGCTGCCGGAAGTGCCGCTATTCGAGAACGTCCGGGCATTGTATTTCTCGAATTCTGCACGAACGGCTACGTTAGGAGTTATCTTGTAAGACACGCCTACCCCAAGCAGTGCCTGGTTGCCCGTGTTGGAGGCTGAATAGGAAGGCAGGCCTGAAGTGTCGTAAGTCGTTTCTGCTTTTACACGCGCAATACCGAGCTTGGC
This is a stretch of genomic DNA from Undibacterium sp. KW1. It encodes these proteins:
- a CDS encoding TfoX/Sxy family protein, translated to MGSQASFVEFILDQLSSCEDVVAKKMFGEYALYMSGKMFALICDDQLFIKPTTAGQQRLTQLQTAVTEAQPYPQAKPWYLIDSDLLEDRDGLTTLARATANALPVPVKKTSKTTKKNQA